The following is a genomic window from Nocardioides thalensis.
CGCCCTCGTGGCGGTGCTCTCGCCGAGCCCGTCCGCCCACGCCGATCCGGTGCCGCCCGACCCCGACCCGGTGCGCGGCATCGTGCTGCCGCCGCTCGACCTGGTCAACGGCCTGCTGCCGCCGCTGCCGGTGCCCGGCGCCGACTACGCCGGCGACCTCTGCCGGTCCGGCGGCGACGAGTGCATCGACGAGGTCATCGCCCGGATGGAGCCGCGGCTCGAGCGGCTCGCGGCCTCGTGCTCGCACAGCGCGGTCTTCTCGCTGGCCTACCTGCGGGTGACCGAGAACGTGCGCGACGCCGTGCGCTCGGGCTACTTCGAGGACGCGCAGTGGCTCAACCGCGTCGACACGATCTTCGCCGAGCTCTACTTCGACGTGACCAGCCGGTGGGAGAGCGGCCGGCGTACCGGCATCCCGGCGGCCTGGCGGATCGCGCTCCAGGCCGAGGACGACCAGAAGATGAGCGGCCTGGGCAACTTCCTGCTCGCGATGAACGCCCACATCAACCGCGACTTCCCCTACGTCCTCGCCGAGGCCGGGCTCACCGCCCCCGACGGCACCAGCCACCGGGCCGACCACCTGCGCTACAACAAGCGCCTCGACTCGCTCTACGCGCCCGTGTTCGCCGAGGAGGCGCGGCGCTTCGACCCGACGTTCGACGACATCGACGTCGGCACGCTCGAGGAGACGGTCGCCGGCGTGATCATGCGCGGCTGGCGCGAGATCGTGTGGCGCAACGCGGAAGCCCTGGCCCTCGCCCGGACGCCGCTCCAGCTGCGGCTGGTGCAGACCGAGATCGAGACGTACGCCGCGACGCAGGCGCTGCTGATCCGGCAGTTCTTCACCGCGCGACCCGAGCGCCGCAACGCGTGGTGCGCCGAGCACGGACTGGAGGGCTGACATGACCGCCGCAGAGATCGACCGCCCCGCGCGGACCTTCCCCACCCGCTTTCGCGAGGGCGAGGCGCGCGCGGCCCGGATGGGTCGTCCGCTCCGCATCTTCGGCCGGGTCCGCGAGGTCGACGAGGAGCTGATGCAGCGCATCGGCCGCGCGATGACCGAGCGCGACGAGCTCGGCGGACGGCTCGCGGAAGCGATCCGAACGCGAGCAGGCGACCCCGGCAAGGTGACCCTGCGACAGCTGCGCACCGCGCTGCACGAGGGCCTCGACGCCGTACCGGACGCACCTCCGGCCCTCGCCGACTTCATCCGCACCAACACCGAGGTGCCCGACTGGGTCGAGTGGGACCTCGTCGAGGAGGGCGCCCGGGTCTACAACCGGCTCGGCCAGAACGCGGCCGACGTGCTCACCCAGCTCTCCCTCGTCGGCGGCTACCGCTTCGGCGGCCCGACCGACCTGCTCGTCGCCACCGGCGGACTCACCGGCGACATGACCCGGCGCCGCCTCGCCGAGACCCAGAAGTGGGCGATCACGCTCGGGCAGCCGGGCGCGCTCGAGCCTGGGGGCGAGGCGTGGCGGCTCACCCTGCACGTGCGGGCGATGCACGCACTCGTCAACGCCGAGTTCGCCGACACGTGGGACACCGAGCGGTGGGGCCTCCCCATCAACCAGGCCGACCTCGCGTCGACGCTCGGGCTCTTCGACGGCGTGCTGCTCATCGGGTCGCGCGCCCTCGGCGCCCGGGTGACCCGCGCCGAGTCACGGGCGGTCATGCACCAGTGGAAGTGGATCGGCTACCTGATGGGCGTCGACGACGACTTCCTCGTCGACAGCGAGAGGGAGCGCCACCGCATCAGCTATCACGTGCTGCTCGCCCAGTCCGACATCACCGATGCCGGCCCGCAGCTCGCCCAGGCCGTCGTCGAGGCGCAGGCCGACCGCACCTACCCCGGGTGGCCGGCCGGGCTCCAGGGGCTGCGCGCGAAGTGGGAGCAGGAGCGGCTGCTCAGCATGCTCACCGTGTTCCTCGGACCGACCAGCATGCGCGAGCTCGGGCTGCCGCTGCGGCCTCCCTGGGCGCACGCGTACGTCGCGGGCCTCAACCTGTGGCGGTACGGCGTGCTCAACCGCACGCGGTGGGGCCGGGAGCGGATGGACCGCTGGGGCGCGCGGGTCAGCCAGCGGATCCTCGACAGCTACTTCGGCGACGAGGCCGAGGACGTGGGCCAGTTGCGCGCCTGACGGCGCAGCGGATGACGAGCCGGAGCGGCTACTGCTCGCTCTGCTTGGAGAAGGCAGCGTCGAACGACGCGGCCGGCGGGTCGTAGTCGAACCGGCGCAGGAACTCCAGCGCCTCCGGGGCGCCGTGCAGGCGGTCCATCCCTGCGTCCTCCCACTCGACCGACACCGGTCCGTCGTACCCGATCGCGGCGAGCGCCCGGAAGGAGTCCTCCCACGGCACGTCGCCGCGGCCGGTGGACACGAAGTCCCAGCCGCGGTGCTGGTCGCCCCACGGCAGGTGCGAGGAGAGGATGCCGTTGCGGCCGCCGCCCATCCGCATCCGGGTGTCCTTGCAGTCGACGTGGTAGATCCGGTCGGCGAAGTCGGTGATGAACGCGACCGGGTCGAGGCCCTGCCACATCATGTGGCTGGGGTCCCAGTTGATGCCGAACTCCGGCCGGTGGTCGATCGCCTCGAGGGTCTTCACCGTGGACCAGTAGTCGTAGGCGATCTCCGAGGGGTGCACCTCGTGCGCGAACCGCACGCCCTCCTCGGCGAACACGTCGAGGATCGGGTGCCACCGGTCGGCGAAGTCCTGGTAGCCGCGGTCGATGCGCTCGGCCGGCACGGGAGGGAACATCGCGACGTACTGCCAGACCGACGAGCCGGTGAAGCCGACGACGACGTCGACGCCCATCTTCCGCGCGAGCCGCGCGGTCAGCTTCATCTCCTCGGCGGCGCGCTGCCGCACGCCCTCGGGGTCGCCGTCGCCCCACACGCGGTCGCGCACGATCGCCTGGTGCCGGAAGTCGATCGGGTCGTCGCAGATCGCCTGCCCCGTCAGGTGGTTGGAGATCGCCCAGCACTTCAGGCCGTAGCGCTCCAGCAGCGCGAGCCGCTCCTCGACGTAGCCGTCCTCGTCCACGCGCCAGGCGTCGAGGTGCTCGCCGGAGACGGCGATCTCGAGCCCGTCGTAGCCCCACTCCGCCGCGTGCCGCGCGACCTCCTCGAGCGTCAGGTCGACCCACTGGCCGGTGAACAGCGTGAAGCGCTTGCCCATCTCATGCTCCTTCTCGTACGGCGACCCGCCGGCCGTCGTCGCCGGCCGACTGCTCGATCGCGGCGAGCACCCGCTGCACCGCGAGCCCGTCGGCGAACGACGGCTGCGGGCTGGTGCCCTCGGCGATCGCGGTCAGGAAATCGGCGGCCTGGCTGGTGAACGTGTGGTCCCATCCCAGCACGTGCCCCGGCGGCCACCAGGCCGAGAGCCACGGGTGGTCCGTCTCGGTGACGAGCACCCGGCGGGCGCCGGCCGCAACGTCGTCGGGCCGGTCGAGGACCATGAGCTCGTTGAGGCGCTCGAGATCGAACGCGACCGAGCCGCGGTCGCCGTACACCTCGAGGGTGAGGCCGTTCTTGCGACCGGTGGCCATCCGGCTCACCTCGACGCTCGCGACCACGCCGGAGCCGGTCTCGAGCGTGGCCCACGCGGCGTCGTCGACGGTGACCGGCTCTCGTCCCTGCGGACCGGTGCGCTCCGGCACGAACGTGCGTAGGTGGCCCGACGCCGCGACGACCGGGTCGCCGAGCAGGTAGTGCAGCTGGTCGACCACGTGCGAGCCGAGGTCGCCGAGCACGCCGCTGCCCGCCTGCTCCTTGCGCAGTCGCCACGTCATCGGCGCGTCGGCGTCGGCCAGCCAGTCCTGGAGGTACGCCGCCCGCACCTGGCGCACCGCGCCGATCCGGCCGTCCGCGATCAGCTGTCGTGTCAGCGCGAGCGCCGGCACCCGGCGGTAGTTGAAGCCGATCATCGCCCGCACCCCGCGGGCCTCGGCCTCGCGCGCGGCGGCGAGCATCGCCTCGGACTCGGCGACCGTGTTGCTGAGCGGCTTCTCGACGAGCACGTGCTTGCCGGCGGCCAGGGCGGCGAGGGTGATCTCGGCGTGGCTGTCGCCCGGCGTGCAGACGTCGACCACGTCGACGTCGTCGCGCTCGATCACGCTGCGCCAGTCGGTCGCGGACTCCGCCCAGCCGTAGTGGGACGCGGCCTCCTTGACGGCCGCTTCGTCGCGCCCGACCAGCACCTGCTGCCGCACGGCGGGGACGCCGGGGTAGAAGGCGCGCACGTTGCGCCAGGCGTTGGAGTGGGCCTTGCCCATGAACGAGTAGCCGATCACGGCCACCCCGAGAGGTTCGCGGGTCATCGCTGTGCTCCTGTCTGGCGCAGGAACGCCAGTCCCTCGGTGGCGAGGGCGTCGGGGGAGGCGGCGAGCGGCCGCCAGATGGACGCGGCGACCGCGATCGCCGCGTTGTCGGGGGTGAAGCTCTCGATGACCAGCGGGCCGTCGTAGCCGACCTCGTCGAGGGCCGCGAGCAGCGCGTCCCAGTCGGTCTGGTCGCCGCCGGGCGCGCCGCGGTCGCTGCCGCACACCTGCACGTGCACCAGGTGCTCGCCGGTGCGCCGTACGGCGTCCGCGCTCGAGCGCTCCTCGATGTTGAGGTGGTAGGTGTCCAGCGCCAGGCCGAGGGCAGGGCCGAGCAGCGGCCCGAGCGCCTCGAGCGCCTGGTCGACGGTGTTGACGAGGGAGGTCTCGTAGCGGTTGAGCGGCTCGATGCCGATCCGCACGCCGCGCTCGCCCGCGTGGTCGACGACCGGCGCGAGGTTGGCGCGCCACTCGGCGTAGGCGGCCGCGCGCTCCTCGGGAGCGAGCCGCCAGACCCGGCCGGTCTGCGCGTAGAAGGGTCCGCACACGGCCGGGGCGCCGATCGCGGCGGCGAGGTCCACGCAGGCCTTCAGGTAGTCCTGGGTGGCGGCCACGCAGTCGGCGTCGGTCGCGACCAGGTCGCGGCCGGGCGCCATCGCGCCGACGACGTACGGCGCGAGGCCGGTCTCGGCGAGCGCGGCGGCAGCGAGGTCGGGGTCGATGTCGCCGGGGTTCTCCAGCGGCAGCTCGACCGCGTCGAAGCCGAGCGCGCGGATGTCGCGCAGCAGCCCCGGCAGGTTCGCGTCGGCCAGGGGCGAGGTCCACACCCAGGTGTTGACGCCGATGGGTCGCACGGCGGGCCCTTTCTGGTGGTCGAGGTCGTCGCTGGTCGAGCAGGGGAGAGCCCTGCTCGACCAGCGACGGGCGTGTGGCGCGGCAGGGTTACGGGATCTGCCGCTCCTGCCAGACCTCCGGGTAGCCCGGCAGGTCCTCGCCGCCGAACTTCGCGTAGTGGCCGTCGGGCATGCCGTCGTTGGCCTCGAGGTACGCCGCCCGCTCCTCCTCGGTGATCGGCTCCTGCGGGAGCACCCACTCGGTCGGGATCTCCTCGCCCTTGACGATCTTCTCGACGGCGAGCAGCGGGGTGCGCCACTGGAAGTTGGAGTAGACGGGCGCCAGGCCGGTGAGCCCGGTCTCCTCCCACTTGCGGAGGAAGCTCATCTCGTCCTCGCCGGTCATCACCGGGTAGTCGACGCCCTGGTCCTCGAACGCCTCGATGGCGGCGACGGCGCCGTCACCGGCGTCCATCCACACGCCGGCGACGTCGCCCTGCACGAGCGCGTCGGTGATGATCTTCTTGATCTCCGCCGGGTCGGCGCCGGTGAAGTGGTCGGTCGCCTCGATGCCGTTCTCCTCGAAGATCCGCTCGGCCGCGGCCCAGCGGGTCTCGAGCACGTCGACGCCGGGCAGGATCCGCAGCGCGATGACGCGGTCGCCCTCCTCGAGGTTCTCGACGAGGAAGTTGGCGGTCGCGATGCCCCACGCGTAGCCACCGATCGGGTGGATGAACGTGGTCGGGCAGTCGGTGTTGACGCCGCGGTCGAAGACGATCACGGGCTTGCCGGTCTCGCAGGCGCGCTCCACCGCGGGGGTGAGGGCTGCCGTCGAGTTCGGCGAGATGATGAAGACGTCGCAGTTGCCCTGGTCGATGAAGTAGTCGATGTCGGCGATCTGGGTGTTGTCGTCGTCACCGGCGTCGCGGGTCTCCATCTCGGAGATCACGCCGCTGTCCTGGAGCACCTCGAGCTGCTGGTTCATCGTGATCCAGCCGGTCTGGCGCCACGGGTTGGAGATCGAGGCGTTGGCGAAGCAGACCTTCTGCGCCTCCTGGCTCTTCCACTCCGAGGTGTCGGTCATCGGGCCGTCGATGTACTGCAGCCACGGCTCCTCGGGGTTGCCCTCGAAGGTGGCGTCCATCTGCTGCATCTGCTCGTCGTAGTCCGCCTGCACGAACCACTCGTCGCTGCTGCCCTCCTCCGACTCCTCGGTGCTCGCGGGATCGTCCGCGGTGTCCGGGTTGTCGACGGAGTCGTCGGTCGAGCACGCCGTGAGCACGGCCAGCATGGCCGCCCCCGCGAGCACGCCCCTGAAAGGTGACTTGCGCATTCAGTTCTCTCCAATGTTCGTGCCCGGGGTGGGCTCTGTGGGTCGGTCAGCTGTCTTGGGGGGAGGGGAGGTACGGCGGCCGCGGCCCAGGGTCCAGGCGCGGGCCGAGACGGCGAGCGCGGCGATGATGATCAGCCCCTGCACGCTGTCCCTCCACGTGGACTCGATCTCGAGCGCGGTGAGCAGGGTGAAGAGCAGCTCGAGCGCGAACGCGCCGGCCACCGCCGAGAGCACCCAACCGCGGCCGCCGCCGAGCACGACGCCGCCGAGCACGACCGCCGTGATTGCCATGAACTCGTAGCCCTGGCCGACGGACGGGTGCACGCCGGCGTAGCCGACGAGCAGGATCCCGGCGACGGTCGACGCCAGCGACGAGAGCACGAACGCCTGCGTCTTCACGCGCCACACGCGGGCGCCCGAGACGGCGGCGGCGTCGGGGTTGTCGCCGACGGCGATGAGCGTGCGCCCGAACGGGCGGCGCATCAGCCAGGCGGCGGCGACGCACAGGACGGTGAGGATGATCAGCGGATAGGGGATGACGTCGACGACCGGCACGTCCTCGATCGCCCCGCGCCCGATCTCGCGGAACTTGTCGGGCGGGTTGCCGGTCGCGGCGCCACCGGAGAGGTAGTCGACGAGGCCGCCCAGCGCCAGCATCATCGCGAGCGTGGTGATGAAGCTCGGCACCTGGAGGAGTGTGGTGACCAGGCCGTTGACGACGCCGATGCCCACGCCGAGCAAAAGCATCAGCACCAGGCCGGGGATGATCCGGCTCTCGTCCTCGCCGATGAAGTTGCCGGCGATCACCACCTGCGCGGCGATGACGGCCCCCATCGAGAGGTCGAACTCGCCGGACACGATGACGTAGTACTGACCCAGCGCCACGATCGCGATCGGCGCCGTACGGCCGAGGAAACGGATGAGCACGCCCGGGTCGCCGAAGTTGGGGTTGGCCGCGATCGTCGCCAGCAGCAGCGCGATCGCCAGCACGAGCACGGCGCCCCCGGGCGTGGCGAGCACCGCGAGGGCCCGCGCCCCCAGCCCGTGCGCGTGGTAGGGGAGCGGCGCCGTCGTACGGGTCTCGGTCACCTGGCTGTCGGTCACTTCGCCTCCTGGAGGGCGGCGTCGAGCACGCCCGGCCGTTCGAACCGGGCCGGCCGGCGGTCGATCTCGCGGCGGGCGTAGACCGCGACCGCGGCGACGATCACCGCGCCGCGGATCGCGTCGCGCAGGAACGGGTCGGTCTGGAGCGCGGCCATCACGTTGTCCATCACCGCGAAGATCGCGACGCCGGCGAGGGTGCCGGTGATGTTGCCCTTGCCGCCGGCGAGCAGGGTGCCGCCGAGCACCACCGCCGCGATCGACATCAGGTCGTACTGCCCCTGCGTGCCTGCGGTCGGGTTGCCCACCTGGGTCCGCGCGACCAGCAGCAGGCCGGCGAGCGCCGTGAGCATCGAGCACAGGACGTGGGCGGTGATGACCGGCACCGACGTGCGCACGCCGGACAGGCGCGCCACCTGCGGGTTGCCGCCGACGGCGTAGACCTGGTGGCCGACGCGGGTGCGGCGCAGCATCAGGATCATCAGCAGCGCGCAGCCGAGCATGATCAGGACCGGCAGCGGCACCGGGCCGATCCGGGTGGCGCCGATCAGCGCGAACGAGCGCGGGGCGTCGCCGGTGGGCCCGGCGTAGTTGACGGCGAGGTAGCCGCTGATGATCAGCCCCATGCCGAGCGTGGCGATGAAGCCGTGCACGTGCAGGAAGCTGACGACCGCCCCGTTGACGAACCCGATCGCCGCGGCGACCGCGAGGACCAGCAGCACGGCGGGCACGACGTTGCCCGACGACCCGTCCATCGTCGTGGCGGCGAGCACCGTGGTCAGGCTGACCACGTAGGACACCGACAGGTCGATGCTGCCGGTGAGGATCACGAGCGTCTGCCCGATGGCGACGAAGCCCAGCACGCTGGTGGCCACCAGGATCGCGGACACGTTGCCGAGGCTGAAGAAGTTGCGGCCCTCGGTGGCGGTGAGGATCGCCCCGAGGACGATCGCGACGACGAGGACGGCGAGCACCAGCCCGGTCGACGTGAGCCGGCCGAACCGCTCCGCGAGGCCCCTCATCGCGCCACCTCCCGGGCTCCCGTGGCGAGCTGGAGGACGGTCTCCTCCGACGAGCCGGCGGGCAGCTCGCCGGCGAGGCGGCCGTCGCGCATCACCAGGATGCGGTCGGCCATGCCGATCACCTCGGGCAGCTCGCTGGAGACCATCAGTACGGCGACGCCGGCGGCGGCGAGCACCCGCATCAGCTCGTAGATCGCGTGCTTGGCCCCGACGTCGATGCCACGGGTCGGCTCGTCCATGAGCACCACGCGCGGCTCGGTGGCGAGCCACCGCGCGAGCACGACCTTCTGCTGGTTGCCGCCGGAGAGGAACTGCACCTCCTGGTCGAGCGCCCGCGCCGCGACCTGGAGGTTGGACAGGAGGCCGGGGGCCTCGCGGCGGGCGGCGCCGGTGCGCCGCGGGAAGACCGCGCGCACCGGGCCGAGCACGTTGTCGAGGATGGTCTGGTTGAGCGCGAGGCCGGTGGCCTTGCGGTCCTCGGTGACCAGCGCGAGCCCGGCGCGTACGGCGCCGCGGGCAGACCGCAGCCGGACCTCCTTGCCGTCGACCACGACTGTGCCGCGGGTGAACGGCTGGACGCCGAACAGCGCCTCCATCAGCTCGGTGCGGCCGGACCCCTGGAGGCCGGCCACCCCGACGATCTCGCCGGCGCGCAGCGTGAGGGAGATGTCGTCGACGTACCCGTTGCCGGCGCCGGTGACCTCCAGCCGCGGCTCGCCGACCTCGGTGCCCTCGACGGGGCCGGGGAAGAACGACGTCATCGAGCGGCCGACCATGAGCCGCACCAGCTCGGCGTCGTCGAGCTCGGCCGCGGGCCGGGTGGCGACCTGGCGGCCGTCCTTGAGCACGGTGATCGTGTCGCAGAGGTCGAAGATCTCGCGCAGCCGGTGGGAGACGTAGAGGATCGCGACGCCGCGCGCGGTCAGCCCGCGGATGATCTTGTAGAGGAGCGCGACCTCGTGGTCGGCGAGCGCAGCGGTCGGCTCGTCCATCGAGATGATCCGCGCGTCGAAGCTGATCGCCTTGGCGATCTCGACGATCTGCTGCTCGGCGACCGACAGGGTGCGCACCCGCTGCCCGGGCCGGAGGCCGGTGACGCCGAGGTCGTCGAGGAGCGCCTGGGTGTCGCGCTGCATGCGGTCGACGTCGACGAGGCCGCGGCGGCGCGGCTCGCGGCCGAGCCAGATGTTCTCCGCGACGGTGCGCTCGGGGAGCAGGTTGAACTCCTGGAACACCGTGGACACGCCGGCGTGCTGGGCCTGGACGGGGTGGTGGAACGTCACCTCGCGGCCGTCGAGCTCGACGGTGCCGCCGTCGGCGACGTGCACGCCGGCGAGCACCTTCATCAGCGTGGACTTGCCCGCGCCGTTCTCGCCGACCAGGCCGTGCACCTGCCCCGCGCGCAGGTCGAGGTCGACGTCGGCGAGCACGGTGTGGCCGTGGAAGGCCTTGGTCAGGCCCCGGGCGCGGAGGGGGATCGTGTCGGTCTGGAGCGGCACGACGCCAGAGTGGCACGGGTCACACACTTCTGTCGAGAGCCTGGCAAAAGTTGTTTGTTGCACGTGCCAAAGTCCCCGTGGTTGACTCCTGCTCGTGCGAGCCAGCGACGTGTTCGACCTCCTCCGGGACGGTCAGCCGCGCACCCGGGCCCAGCTCGCCGAGCTCACCGGCCTGGCCCGCTCCACGATCTCCGCGCGGCTCGACGCGCTGGTGCGGCTGGGCCTGGTGGTGCCGTTCGGCGGCGTCTCCACGGGCGGCCGGCCGCCGTCGCTGCTGGCGTTCAACCCCGGCGCCCGGGTCGTCGTGGGCATCGACCTCGGGGCCACGCACGCCTCGGCCGCGCTGGCCGACCTCGACGGGCAGATCCTGGCCGAGCGGACCCAGCGGCTCGACATCGCGTCGGGGCCGAAGAAGGTCCTCGGCTGGGCGGAGCGGACGGTCCGCGACCTGCTCGCCGACCAGGGTCGCTCTGCCGGCGAGCTCGCCGCGATCGGCATCGGCCTGCCCGGGCCGGTCGAGCACTCGACCGGCCGCGCGATCAACCCGCCGATCATGCCCGGGTGGGACCGCTACGACGTGCCCGGCCACGTGCAGCGCGCGTTCGACGTGCCGGTGCTGGTCGACAACGACGTCAACATCATGGCCCTCGGCGAGCAGCACGCCCACCTGCGCGACGTGACCGACCTGGTGTTCATCAAGGTCGGCACCGGCATCGGCGCCGGCATCATTTCGGGCGGCACGCTCCAGCGCGGCGCCCAGGGCACCGCCGGCGACCTCGGCCACATCTACGTGCCGCGCGGCGCCGACGTCACGTGCCGCTGCGGCAACCTCGGCTGCCTCGAGGCGATCGCGGCCGTCCCGGCGCTGGCCGACGCGATCCGCGCCGCCGGTGTCGAGGTCGCGGCCGACGCCGACGTGGTCCGCCTGGTGCGCGCCGGCGACCCCGAGGCGGTCAAGGCCGTGCGCCAGTCCGGCCGCGACCTCGGCGAGGTGCTCGCCGCGCTGGTCAACCTCGTCAACCCGTCCGTGATCGTGATCGGCGGAGCGCTCGCGGCCGCGGGGGAGAGCCTGATCGCGGGGATCCGCGAGATCGTCTACCTCCGGTCGCTGCCGCTCGCCACCGAGCACCTCCACATCGCCACCTCGCGCGCCGGCGAGCGCGCCGGCGTGATCGGCGCCGCCGCGCTCGCCATCGGCCACGTGCTGTCGCCGGAGTCGATCGACCGGGCGGTGGAGGCCTCGGCGGTCGCGGCTACGGGCGGCTGACGAGCTCCTCCAGGCCGAGCCGGTGGTCGGCGACGGCGCCGATCAGGTCCTCGTCGTGGGTCACCAGCAGCAGCGCGCAGTCGGTCTCCGCGAGCTCGGTCATCAGGCAGTCGGTCGTCACCTCCTGGGTGACGAGGTCGAGCCGCGACGTCGCCTCGTCGGCCAGCAGGAGCGCGGGCCCGGTGACCATCGCGCGGACGATCGCCAGCCGTTGCAGCTCCCCGCCCGACACCTGCCCGGGCCGCCGCGCGAGCAGCTCCTCCGGGATCGCCACGCGCTCCAGCAGGCGGCTGAAGCGTCCGGCCGGTACGTCGTGCCGCCGCAGCGTGTCGCCGATCGCTGTTCCGAGCGCGACCCGGCGCGGGAACGACAAGGCCGGCTCCTGGTAGAGCTTCTGCACCCGCCCGGGGGTGAGGGACGGTCCGTGGTGGACCGTGCCGCGGTCGGGCCGGGTCAGCCGCAGCAGCACGTTGCCGAGCGTCGTCTTGCCGACGCCGCTCGGTCCGCTGATGGCCCAGCGCTCGCCGGCGCGCACCTCGATCGCGACGTCCTCGAAGAGCGTGCGGTCGCCGTACGACTTGGAGAGGGCGGTGGCCGACAGCACCGGCTCGCCGTCGGCCGGGGGAGCGGTCTCTCTCATCCAGGGGAACCGCCAGCGGGCGGGCTCGGCCGCGAGGAGGCGCCGCGTGTAGTCGTGCTGCGGGGTCTGCAGCACCGTCGCGGCCGGCCCGCGCTCCACGACCGACGCGTCCTGCATGACCAGCACCTCGCCGCCCAGCCGGCGCGCAAGGCGCAGGTCGTGGGTGATCGTCAGCAGCACGGCGTCGCCGTCGACGTGGTCGGCCAGCAGGTCCGCCAGCCGGTCCACCGCAGCCGCGTCGAGGCCCTTCGACGGCTCGTCGACGAGGAGCACCCGGGCGCCGCCCACGGTCGTCGCGGCGTACGCCACCCGCTGCGCCATGCCGCCGGACAGCGTGTGCGGGAACGACCGCGCGGCGTCGCGCAGCCCCACCCGCGCGAGGGCGGTCTCGGCGAGGGCGGCCGAGCGCCGGTCGCGCGGCGGGTGGTCCAGCACGCCCTCGGCGACCTGGTCGCGCACCCGCATCGTCGGGTCGAGGGCGAGCATCGGCTCCTGCGGCAGCAGCGCGAGCTCCCGTCCCCACGCCGT
Proteins encoded in this region:
- a CDS encoding oxygenase MpaB family protein, with product MTAAEIDRPARTFPTRFREGEARAARMGRPLRIFGRVREVDEELMQRIGRAMTERDELGGRLAEAIRTRAGDPGKVTLRQLRTALHEGLDAVPDAPPALADFIRTNTEVPDWVEWDLVEEGARVYNRLGQNAADVLTQLSLVGGYRFGGPTDLLVATGGLTGDMTRRRLAETQKWAITLGQPGALEPGGEAWRLTLHVRAMHALVNAEFADTWDTERWGLPINQADLASTLGLFDGVLLIGSRALGARVTRAESRAVMHQWKWIGYLMGVDDDFLVDSERERHRISYHVLLAQSDITDAGPQLAQAVVEAQADRTYPGWPAGLQGLRAKWEQERLLSMLTVFLGPTSMRELGLPLRPPWAHAYVAGLNLWRYGVLNRTRWGRERMDRWGARVSQRILDSYFGDEAEDVGQLRA
- a CDS encoding sugar phosphate isomerase/epimerase family protein, with protein sequence MGKRFTLFTGQWVDLTLEEVARHAAEWGYDGLEIAVSGEHLDAWRVDEDGYVEERLALLERYGLKCWAISNHLTGQAICDDPIDFRHQAIVRDRVWGDGDPEGVRQRAAEEMKLTARLARKMGVDVVVGFTGSSVWQYVAMFPPVPAERIDRGYQDFADRWHPILDVFAEEGVRFAHEVHPSEIAYDYWSTVKTLEAIDHRPEFGINWDPSHMMWQGLDPVAFITDFADRIYHVDCKDTRMRMGGGRNGILSSHLPWGDQHRGWDFVSTGRGDVPWEDSFRALAAIGYDGPVSVEWEDAGMDRLHGAPEALEFLRRFDYDPPAASFDAAFSKQSEQ
- a CDS encoding Gfo/Idh/MocA family protein encodes the protein MTREPLGVAVIGYSFMGKAHSNAWRNVRAFYPGVPAVRQQVLVGRDEAAVKEAASHYGWAESATDWRSVIERDDVDVVDVCTPGDSHAEITLAALAAGKHVLVEKPLSNTVAESEAMLAAAREAEARGVRAMIGFNYRRVPALALTRQLIADGRIGAVRQVRAAYLQDWLADADAPMTWRLRKEQAGSGVLGDLGSHVVDQLHYLLGDPVVAASGHLRTFVPERTGPQGREPVTVDDAAWATLETGSGVVASVEVSRMATGRKNGLTLEVYGDRGSVAFDLERLNELMVLDRPDDVAAGARRVLVTETDHPWLSAWWPPGHVLGWDHTFTSQAADFLTAIAEGTSPQPSFADGLAVQRVLAAIEQSAGDDGRRVAVREGA
- a CDS encoding TIM barrel protein — encoded protein: MRPIGVNTWVWTSPLADANLPGLLRDIRALGFDAVELPLENPGDIDPDLAAAALAETGLAPYVVGAMAPGRDLVATDADCVAATQDYLKACVDLAAAIGAPAVCGPFYAQTGRVWRLAPEERAAAYAEWRANLAPVVDHAGERGVRIGIEPLNRYETSLVNTVDQALEALGPLLGPALGLALDTYHLNIEERSSADAVRRTGEHLVHVQVCGSDRGAPGGDQTDWDALLAALDEVGYDGPLVIESFTPDNAAIAVAASIWRPLAASPDALATEGLAFLRQTGAQR
- a CDS encoding DUF5995 family protein; translation: MVLPSIRAALGGVVALVAVLSPSPSAHADPVPPDPDPVRGIVLPPLDLVNGLLPPLPVPGADYAGDLCRSGGDECIDEVIARMEPRLERLAASCSHSAVFSLAYLRVTENVRDAVRSGYFEDAQWLNRVDTIFAELYFDVTSRWESGRRTGIPAAWRIALQAEDDQKMSGLGNFLLAMNAHINRDFPYVLAEAGLTAPDGTSHRADHLRYNKRLDSLYAPVFAEEARRFDPTFDDIDVGTLEETVAGVIMRGWREIVWRNAEALALARTPLQLRLVQTEIETYAATQALLIRQFFTARPERRNAWCAEHGLEG
- a CDS encoding ABC transporter permease subunit, whose translation is MTDSQVTETRTTAPLPYHAHGLGARALAVLATPGGAVLVLAIALLLATIAANPNFGDPGVLIRFLGRTAPIAIVALGQYYVIVSGEFDLSMGAVIAAQVVIAGNFIGEDESRIIPGLVLMLLLGVGIGVVNGLVTTLLQVPSFITTLAMMLALGGLVDYLSGGAATGNPPDKFREIGRGAIEDVPVVDVIPYPLIILTVLCVAAAWLMRRPFGRTLIAVGDNPDAAAVSGARVWRVKTQAFVLSSLASTVAGILLVGYAGVHPSVGQGYEFMAITAVVLGGVVLGGGRGWVLSAVAGAFALELLFTLLTALEIESTWRDSVQGLIIIAALAVSARAWTLGRGRRTSPPPKTADRPTEPTPGTNIGEN
- a CDS encoding substrate-binding domain-containing protein is translated as MRKSPFRGVLAGAAMLAVLTACSTDDSVDNPDTADDPASTEESEEGSSDEWFVQADYDEQMQQMDATFEGNPEEPWLQYIDGPMTDTSEWKSQEAQKVCFANASISNPWRQTGWITMNQQLEVLQDSGVISEMETRDAGDDDNTQIADIDYFIDQGNCDVFIISPNSTAALTPAVERACETGKPVIVFDRGVNTDCPTTFIHPIGGYAWGIATANFLVENLEEGDRVIALRILPGVDVLETRWAAAERIFEENGIEATDHFTGADPAEIKKIITDALVQGDVAGVWMDAGDGAVAAIEAFEDQGVDYPVMTGEDEMSFLRKWEETGLTGLAPVYSNFQWRTPLLAVEKIVKGEEIPTEWVLPQEPITEEERAAYLEANDGMPDGHYAKFGGEDLPGYPEVWQERQIP
- a CDS encoding ABC transporter permease → MRGLAERFGRLTSTGLVLAVLVVAIVLGAILTATEGRNFFSLGNVSAILVATSVLGFVAIGQTLVILTGSIDLSVSYVVSLTTVLAATTMDGSSGNVVPAVLLVLAVAAAIGFVNGAVVSFLHVHGFIATLGMGLIISGYLAVNYAGPTGDAPRSFALIGATRIGPVPLPVLIMLGCALLMILMLRRTRVGHQVYAVGGNPQVARLSGVRTSVPVITAHVLCSMLTALAGLLLVARTQVGNPTAGTQGQYDLMSIAAVVLGGTLLAGGKGNITGTLAGVAIFAVMDNVMAALQTDPFLRDAIRGAVIVAAVAVYARREIDRRPARFERPGVLDAALQEAK